A region of Malaciobacter marinus DNA encodes the following proteins:
- the nifJ gene encoding pyruvate:ferredoxin (flavodoxin) oxidoreductase produces the protein MIKKFATMDGNEAAAHVSYAFTEVAGVYPITPSSQMGDITEKWATQGKENLFGSTVKVIEMQSEAGAAGTFHGSLQVGALTTTYTASQGLLLKIPNMYKVAGQLLPGVIHVSARALATHALSIFGDHQDVMSTRATGFAMLATGSVQEVMDLGGVAHLSAIKGRVPFLHFFDGFRTSHEINKVEVMPYEVFDKLLDYDAVQKFRDSSLNPESPITRGTAQNDDIYFQGREASNRYYNALPDIVNEYMSEISKVTGRNYAPFTYYGDENATDIIVAMGSVTESIKETIDYLRKTQNRKVGLLSVHLYRPFSAKYFMNVLPLSVERICVIDRTKEPGSLGEPLYLDVKTLFYGQKNQPKIIGGRYGLSSKDVPPNQIIALFDNLASNKSKDNFTVGIIDDVTNTSIDVKENISVVEDVTECLFYGLGADGTVGANKNSVKIIGDKTDLYAQAYFAYDSKKSGGYTRSHLRFSKNPIRSTYLVSNPSFVACSKEVYLEQYEVLDKLKENGTFLLNSIHSKEEIESKLPSRVKKLLADKNINFYIINATRLAHDIGLGNRTNTIMQAAFFKLANVIPYEEAKEYMKEYAKKAYGNKGEEIVNMNYQAIDQGEHGVEKVEVKKEWSNLEGGSLTINSKYNGSEYVEQFAKVVNAAKGDEIPVSTIVDLGMECGTFENGSTKYEKRGIATMVPKWNSDTCIQCNQCAFECPHAVIRPFLMDKEEFENAPEGIKNQALDAKGKEFKEKDLKYKIQVSILDCTGCNICVDICPTKEKSLKMVPYNEEDQNHEQENADYLFNDVSYKDYLVEASNVKNSQFAQPLFEYHSACPGCGETPYITLATQLFGDRMMIANATGCSSIYSGSAPSTPYTKNEKGEGPAWANSLFEDNAEFGYGMYAAMETIRNRVAQIMTKTMDKVNNPLKVLYKEWLENRNNGTKTQEIRDKLVPQLEVNQDLEGVKDLLNLKKFIVKKSQWMIGGDGWAYDIGYGGLDHVLSTGANVNILVVDTEVYSNTGGQSSKSARAGSIADFTNDGKSNAKKDLGYISMTYGNIYIAQINSRANQKQALQAMKEAEEYDGPSLLIAYSPCIAHGIQGGLMKSVEQGQLATDTGYWPIYTFDPRKIKQGENPIKIFGKKPKWEKYEEFLLRENRYRSLKKLNPEHANFLLEKNKKDAQYRYRQLQRWSTMDYSDELENIKEEEKED, from the coding sequence ATGATAAAAAAATTTGCTACTATGGATGGGAATGAAGCTGCTGCACATGTTTCTTATGCTTTTACAGAAGTTGCTGGAGTATATCCTATCACACCTTCATCACAAATGGGTGATATAACCGAAAAATGGGCTACTCAAGGTAAAGAAAATCTTTTTGGATCTACTGTAAAAGTAATAGAGATGCAAAGTGAAGCTGGTGCTGCTGGAACATTTCACGGTTCATTGCAAGTAGGAGCACTAACTACTACATATACTGCTTCTCAAGGATTACTTTTAAAAATACCAAATATGTATAAAGTTGCTGGACAATTATTACCTGGAGTTATACATGTAAGTGCAAGAGCACTAGCTACTCATGCATTATCTATCTTTGGTGATCATCAAGATGTAATGAGTACAAGAGCAACAGGATTTGCAATGCTTGCAACTGGTTCTGTACAAGAAGTCATGGATTTAGGAGGTGTTGCTCACTTAAGTGCTATAAAAGGAAGAGTTCCGTTTTTACACTTCTTTGATGGATTTAGAACTTCTCATGAAATCAATAAAGTTGAAGTAATGCCATATGAAGTATTTGATAAACTTCTTGATTATGATGCTGTACAAAAATTTAGAGATAGTTCACTTAATCCTGAATCACCAATTACAAGAGGAACAGCTCAAAATGATGATATTTATTTTCAAGGAAGAGAAGCATCAAATAGATACTATAATGCACTTCCTGATATTGTAAATGAATATATGAGTGAAATTTCAAAGGTTACAGGTAGAAATTATGCTCCCTTTACATATTATGGAGATGAAAATGCAACTGATATTATTGTTGCAATGGGTTCTGTTACAGAATCTATAAAAGAAACAATTGATTATTTAAGAAAAACACAGAATAGAAAAGTTGGTCTTTTAAGTGTTCATTTATATAGACCATTCTCTGCAAAATATTTCATGAATGTTTTACCTTTAAGTGTTGAAAGAATATGTGTAATTGATAGAACTAAAGAACCTGGAAGTTTAGGCGAGCCATTATATCTTGACGTAAAGACATTATTTTATGGGCAAAAAAATCAACCAAAAATTATTGGAGGAAGATATGGTCTTTCTTCTAAAGATGTACCTCCAAATCAAATTATTGCACTTTTTGATAATTTAGCAAGTAATAAATCAAAGGATAATTTCACTGTTGGTATTATTGATGATGTAACAAATACTTCTATTGATGTAAAAGAGAATATTTCTGTTGTTGAAGATGTAACAGAATGCTTATTTTATGGGCTTGGAGCAGATGGAACAGTTGGTGCAAATAAAAACTCAGTAAAAATTATTGGTGATAAAACAGATCTTTATGCACAAGCATATTTTGCATACGATTCTAAAAAAAGTGGTGGTTATACAAGATCACACTTAAGATTTAGCAAAAACCCTATTAGATCAACTTATCTTGTATCAAATCCAAGCTTTGTAGCCTGTTCAAAAGAGGTTTATTTAGAACAATATGAAGTACTTGATAAATTAAAAGAGAATGGTACATTTTTATTAAACTCAATTCATTCAAAAGAAGAAATAGAGAGCAAACTACCAAGTAGAGTAAAAAAACTTCTTGCAGATAAAAATATAAACTTTTATATAATCAATGCTACAAGATTAGCTCATGATATTGGTTTAGGAAATAGAACAAATACTATTATGCAAGCAGCATTTTTTAAACTTGCTAATGTTATTCCATATGAAGAAGCAAAAGAGTATATGAAAGAGTATGCAAAAAAAGCATATGGAAACAAAGGTGAAGAAATAGTAAATATGAACTATCAAGCAATTGACCAAGGAGAACATGGAGTTGAAAAAGTAGAAGTAAAAAAAGAGTGGTCAAATCTTGAAGGTGGTTCTTTAACAATTAATTCAAAATACAATGGAAGCGAGTATGTTGAACAATTTGCAAAAGTAGTAAACGCAGCAAAAGGTGATGAGATACCTGTATCTACAATTGTTGATCTTGGTATGGAGTGTGGAACTTTTGAGAATGGTTCAACAAAATATGAAAAAAGAGGTATTGCTACAATGGTTCCAAAATGGAACAGCGATACATGTATTCAGTGTAACCAATGTGCTTTTGAATGTCCACATGCAGTAATTAGACCTTTCTTAATGGATAAAGAAGAGTTTGAAAATGCACCAGAGGGAATAAAAAATCAAGCATTAGATGCAAAAGGGAAAGAGTTTAAAGAAAAAGATTTAAAATATAAAATTCAAGTTTCTATTTTAGACTGTACAGGTTGTAATATCTGTGTTGATATCTGTCCTACAAAAGAAAAATCTCTTAAAATGGTTCCATATAATGAAGAAGATCAAAATCATGAGCAAGAGAATGCTGATTACTTATTCAATGATGTATCGTATAAAGACTATTTAGTAGAAGCTTCTAATGTCAAAAATTCACAATTTGCACAACCATTATTTGAATATCATTCAGCATGTCCTGGATGTGGAGAAACTCCATACATTACTTTAGCAACACAATTATTTGGAGATAGAATGATGATTGCAAATGCAACAGGTTGTTCATCAATTTATTCAGGTTCTGCTCCCTCAACACCATATACAAAAAATGAGAAAGGTGAAGGCCCAGCTTGGGCAAATTCACTTTTTGAAGATAATGCAGAGTTTGGATATGGTATGTATGCAGCAATGGAGACAATTAGAAATAGAGTTGCACAAATTATGACAAAAACTATGGATAAAGTAAATAATCCATTAAAAGTTTTATATAAAGAATGGCTTGAGAATAGAAATAATGGAACTAAAACACAAGAGATTAGAGATAAACTTGTTCCACAATTAGAAGTAAATCAAGATTTAGAAGGTGTAAAAGATCTTTTAAACTTAAAGAAATTTATAGTTAAAAAATCTCAATGGATGATAGGTGGAGATGGTTGGGCCTATGATATTGGATATGGTGGACTTGACCATGTTTTATCAACTGGTGCAAATGTAAATATCTTAGTAGTTGATACAGAGGTTTACTCAAATACTGGTGGTCAATCATCAAAATCTGCACGTGCTGGTTCAATTGCAGATTTTACAAATGATGGTAAATCTAATGCTAAAAAAGATTTAGGTTATATTTCTATGACATATGGCAATATTTATATAGCACAAATTAATTCAAGAGCAAATCAAAAACAAGCATTACAAGCTATGAAAGAAGCTGAAGAGTATGATGGTCCATCTTTACTTATTGCTTACTCTCCTTGTATTGCCCATGGAATTCAAGGTGGTTTAATGAAGTCAGTTGAACAAGGACAACTTGCAACTGATACAGGATATTGGCCAATTTATACATTTGACCCAAGAAAAATCAAACAAGGAGAAAATCCTATTAAGATTTTTGGTAAAAAACCAAAATGGGAAAAATATGAAGAGTTTTTATTAAGAGAGAATAGATATAGATCTTTAAAAAAACTAAATCCTGAACATGCAAACTTTTTACTTGAAAAGAATAAAAAAGATGCACAATATAGATACAGACAACTTCAAAGATGGTCAACTATGGACTATAGTGATGAACTTGAAAATATAAAAGAAGAAGAGAAAGAGGACTAA
- the luxS gene encoding S-ribosylhomocysteine lyase, with protein MPLLDSFRVDHTIMPAPAVRVAKTMKSPSGDVITVFDLRFCVPNEKMLGEKGIHTLEHLFAGFIRSHLNSDKVEVIDVSPMGCRTGFYMSLLGNPSEEEVATAWKESMEDVLKVKSQNDIPELNKFQCGTYTMHSLDEAKQIAQDILDTKIGVMSNKELFLPEDKLKELEI; from the coding sequence ATGCCATTATTAGATAGCTTTAGAGTTGATCATACAATTATGCCAGCACCAGCTGTTAGAGTTGCAAAGACAATGAAATCACCATCAGGAGATGTTATAACTGTATTTGACTTAAGATTCTGTGTTCCAAATGAAAAAATGCTAGGAGAAAAAGGGATTCATACATTAGAACATCTTTTTGCAGGTTTTATTAGAAGCCACTTGAACTCAGATAAAGTAGAAGTTATAGATGTTTCACCAATGGGATGTAGAACAGGTTTTTATATGAGTTTACTTGGTAATCCAAGTGAAGAAGAAGTCGCAACTGCATGGAAAGAATCTATGGAAGATGTATTAAAAGTAAAATCACAAAATGATATTCCTGAATTAAATAAATTTCAATGTGGTACATATACAATGCACTCACTAGATGAAGCAAAACAAATAGCTCAAGACATTTTAGATACAAAGATTGGAGTAATGTCAAACAAAGAATTATTCTTACCTGAAGATAAATTAAAAGAGTTAGAAATATAG